In a single window of the Massilia oculi genome:
- a CDS encoding integration host factor subunit alpha gives MQVARVRKEAEQSLPTLTKAELAELLFEQVGLNKREAKDMVETFFDEIRNALERGEAVKLSGFGNFQLRDKPQRPGRNPKTGEEIPITARRVVTFHASQKLKGMVEETTPGSPPAGSLARAA, from the coding sequence ATGCAGGTGGCGCGGGTACGCAAGGAAGCTGAACAGTCATTGCCGACCTTGACCAAGGCCGAGCTGGCCGAGCTGCTGTTCGAGCAGGTCGGCCTGAACAAGCGCGAAGCCAAGGACATGGTCGAAACCTTTTTTGACGAAATCCGCAATGCGCTCGAGCGCGGCGAGGCGGTCAAGCTATCCGGCTTCGGCAATTTCCAGTTACGCGACAAGCCACAGCGGCCCGGCCGCAATCCGAAAACGGGGGAAGAAATCCCCATCACGGCGCGCCGCGTCGTGACATTCCACGCCAGCCAGAAACTCAAGGGAATGGTCGAAGAGACCACGCCAGGCAGTCCACCCGCGGGTTCCCTGGCGCGTGCAGCCTGA
- a CDS encoding response regulator, with translation MIRVAICDDHQIVRAGFKQIFSSSGDFEVVAEGATGREALDIARREICDVLLLDIAMPDQSGIDILRTIRQGQPNLPVLILSGYPAQQYALNLFKMGANGYLNKECEADELKTAVRTVYQGRRYVSSTVGELLAQSFDRDPNTALHTELSDREFQVFLRLAKGATVSDIGNALSLSIKTVSTYRTRIMEKMGLQSNSDLTYYAMKNNLLD, from the coding sequence ATGATACGCGTTGCCATTTGTGACGATCACCAGATAGTTAGAGCAGGATTCAAGCAGATTTTCTCGTCGTCGGGCGATTTCGAAGTCGTCGCCGAAGGCGCCACCGGCCGCGAGGCCCTCGATATCGCACGCCGCGAGATCTGCGACGTGCTGCTGCTGGATATCGCGATGCCCGACCAGAGCGGCATCGACATCCTGCGCACCATCCGCCAGGGGCAGCCCAATCTGCCGGTGCTGATCCTGTCCGGCTACCCGGCGCAGCAGTATGCGCTCAACCTGTTCAAGATGGGCGCCAACGGCTACCTGAACAAGGAGTGCGAAGCCGACGAGCTCAAGACCGCCGTGCGCACCGTCTACCAGGGCCGCCGCTATGTGTCCTCCACGGTCGGCGAGCTGCTGGCCCAGAGCTTCGACCGCGATCCCAACACGGCGCTGCACACCGAGCTGTCCGATCGCGAGTTCCAGGTCTTCCTGCGGCTGGCGAAGGGTGCGACCGTGTCCGACATCGGCAACGCGCTGTCGCTGTCGATCAAGACGGTGTCCACCTACCGTACCCGGATCATGGAAAAAATGGGCCTGCAGTCGAACTCCGACCTGACCTATTACGCCATGAAGAACAATCTGCTCGATTAA
- the pheT gene encoding phenylalanine--tRNA ligase subunit beta: MQFSENWLRSIVDPKMSSDELSHLLTMSGLEVEEVEAVAPPFSNVVVAKVKEVAKHPNADRLNVCQVDAGTGTLLNIVCGAPNVRAGMKAICAKSGALLPPGADGKPFEIKTGKLRGVESQGMMCSAKELGISEESNGLMELPEDAPVGQNIRDYLGLNDLKFTIKLTPNKADCLSVLGVAREVSALTGSPLSLAPTRAVPVSSDEILPVKVSAPDLCGRFAGRVIRGLNARATTPEWMKRRLERSGQRSVSALVDISNYVMLEVGRPSHVFDLARIHGSLDVRWGKKGESLKLLNGNTVELDEWVGVIADDKEIESLAGIMGGDSTAVSLDTTDIYLEAAFWWPNAIQGRARRYNFSTDAAHRFERGVDYATIPDHIERITALIVEICGTAETRVGPVDDQVVNLPQRQPVMLRTARAQQVIGVPLSDELIADIFTRLGLEFTRAEGSFLVTAPSYRFDIEIEEDLIEEVARVYGFENIPANPPVAPSAMLIAPENTRSLFAIRHQLADLGYQEVVNMSFVESAWEADFAGNLEPIRLRNPIASQLSVMRSSLIGSLVANVRYNINRKAGRVRAFEVGAVFKRNADVQDGALAVAGIDQPKRVAAIAYGPAVDEQWGVPTRAVDFFDVKADLEALFAPRQLRFAKAEHPALHPGRCATVELDGKQIGLVGELHPRWLQKYDLPQAPVLFEVDAAALCERVVPSHTEISKFPGATRDLALVVKQDVPAQRVIDAFHAEIASNPAGKIVQAVVLFDEYRGKGLETDEKSLAFRFSLQDTQSTLQDEAVDAIMAAVAESASTKLNARLRA, from the coding sequence ATGCAATTCTCGGAAAACTGGCTCCGTTCCATCGTCGATCCGAAGATGAGTTCGGATGAGCTGTCCCATCTGCTGACCATGTCCGGCCTCGAAGTGGAAGAGGTCGAGGCGGTCGCGCCGCCGTTCTCGAACGTGGTGGTGGCCAAAGTCAAGGAAGTGGCGAAGCACCCGAACGCCGACCGCCTGAACGTGTGTCAGGTCGATGCCGGTACCGGCACCCTGCTGAATATCGTGTGCGGCGCGCCGAACGTGCGCGCCGGCATGAAGGCGATTTGCGCCAAGTCCGGCGCGCTGCTGCCGCCGGGCGCCGACGGCAAGCCGTTCGAGATCAAGACCGGCAAGCTGCGCGGCGTCGAATCGCAGGGCATGATGTGCTCGGCGAAAGAGCTGGGCATCTCGGAAGAGAGTAATGGCTTGATGGAACTGCCGGAAGACGCGCCGGTCGGCCAGAACATCCGCGACTACCTGGGCCTGAACGACCTGAAATTCACCATCAAGCTGACCCCGAACAAGGCCGACTGCCTGTCGGTGCTGGGCGTGGCGCGCGAAGTGTCGGCCCTGACTGGCTCTCCCCTGAGCCTGGCGCCGACGCGCGCCGTACCGGTGAGCAGCGACGAAATCCTGCCGGTCAAGGTGTCGGCGCCCGACCTGTGCGGCCGTTTCGCCGGCCGCGTGATCCGCGGCCTGAACGCCCGCGCGACCACGCCGGAATGGATGAAGCGCCGCCTGGAGCGCAGCGGCCAGCGCTCGGTGTCGGCCCTGGTCGACATTTCCAACTATGTGATGCTGGAAGTCGGCCGTCCGTCGCACGTGTTCGACCTGGCCAGGATCCACGGTTCGCTGGACGTCCGCTGGGGCAAGAAGGGCGAGTCGCTCAAGCTGCTGAACGGCAATACCGTCGAGCTCGACGAGTGGGTGGGCGTGATCGCCGACGACAAGGAGATCGAATCGCTGGCCGGCATCATGGGCGGCGATTCCACCGCAGTCTCGCTGGACACGACCGACATCTATCTTGAAGCGGCGTTCTGGTGGCCGAATGCGATCCAGGGCCGTGCCCGCCGCTACAATTTCTCGACCGATGCGGCGCACCGCTTCGAGCGCGGCGTCGACTACGCGACCATTCCCGACCATATCGAGCGCATTACCGCGCTGATCGTCGAGATCTGCGGCACCGCCGAGACCAGGGTGGGCCCGGTCGACGACCAGGTCGTCAACCTGCCGCAGCGCCAGCCCGTGATGCTGCGCACCGCGCGCGCGCAACAGGTCATCGGCGTGCCTTTGAGCGACGAGCTGATCGCGGACATCTTCACCCGCCTGGGACTGGAATTCACGCGTGCCGAGGGCAGTTTCCTGGTGACGGCGCCGTCGTACCGCTTCGACATCGAGATCGAGGAAGACCTGATCGAAGAAGTCGCGCGCGTCTATGGCTTCGAGAACATCCCGGCCAATCCGCCGGTGGCGCCGAGCGCCATGCTGATCGCGCCGGAAAACACCCGTTCGCTGTTCGCGATCCGTCATCAACTGGCCGACCTGGGTTACCAGGAAGTGGTCAATATGAGCTTCGTCGAGAGCGCCTGGGAGGCCGATTTCGCCGGCAACCTCGAGCCGATCCGCCTGCGGAACCCGATCGCCAGCCAGCTCTCCGTGATGCGTTCGAGCCTGATCGGCAGCCTGGTCGCCAATGTGCGCTACAACATCAACCGCAAGGCCGGCCGCGTGCGCGCCTTCGAAGTCGGCGCCGTGTTCAAGCGCAATGCCGACGTCCAGGACGGTGCGCTGGCAGTGGCCGGCATTGATCAGCCCAAGCGCGTGGCCGCGATCGCCTACGGTCCTGCCGTGGACGAGCAGTGGGGCGTGCCGACCCGCGCGGTCGATTTCTTCGACGTGAAAGCCGACCTGGAGGCGCTGTTCGCCCCGCGCCAGCTGCGTTTCGCCAAGGCCGAGCACCCGGCGCTGCACCCGGGCCGTTGCGCCACGGTCGAGCTGGACGGCAAGCAGATCGGCCTGGTCGGCGAGCTGCATCCGCGCTGGCTGCAGAAATACGACCTGCCGCAAGCGCCGGTACTGTTCGAAGTCGATGCCGCCGCCCTGTGCGAGCGCGTGGTCCCGAGCCATACCGAGATTTCGAAGTTCCCGGGCGCCACGCGCGACCTGGCGCTGGTGGTGAAACAGGATGTCCCGGCCCAGCGCGTGATCGATGCATTCCATGCCGAAATCGCCTCCAATCCTGCAGGAAAGATCGTGCAAGCCGTTGTTTTGTTTGATGAATATCGCGGCAAGGGCCTGGAGACGGATGAAAAAAGTCTTGCTTTCCGCTTTAGCTTGCAAGATACTCAATCGACGCTGCAGGACGAAGCGGTCGACGCCATCATGGCGGCCGTCGCCGAATCCGCTTCGACGAAACTGAACGCGCGGCTGCGCGCCTGA
- the pheS gene encoding phenylalanine--tRNA ligase subunit alpha — MNLEELVVAARNDFSASADAAALENAKAKYLGKTGQVTDLMKGLGKLDPEQRKAQGALINAAKEQIEQALTARREALAEAQLMLRLSAESIDVTLPGRGRSKGGIHPVMRTWERVEQIFRSIGFDVADGPEIETDWTNFTALNSPENHPARSMQDTFYVEGNDSTGKPLLLRTHTSPMQVRYARTHTPPIKVIAPGRTYRVDSDATHSPMFHQVEGLWIGEDISFADLKGVYLNFVKAFFETDDLQVRFRPSYFPFTEPSAEIDIAFGSGPLKGRWLEVSGAGQVHPTVVRNFGLDPEKFIGFAFGSGLERLTMLRYGINDLRLFYEGDLRFLKQFN, encoded by the coding sequence ATGAACTTGGAAGAACTCGTCGTCGCGGCCAGGAACGACTTCAGCGCTAGCGCGGATGCCGCCGCGCTCGAAAATGCGAAAGCCAAGTACCTGGGCAAGACCGGCCAGGTGACCGACCTCATGAAGGGCCTCGGCAAGCTCGACCCTGAGCAGCGCAAGGCGCAGGGCGCCCTGATCAATGCCGCCAAAGAACAAATCGAACAGGCATTGACCGCGCGCCGCGAAGCGCTTGCCGAAGCGCAGCTGATGCTGCGCCTGTCCGCCGAGAGCATCGACGTCACCCTGCCGGGCCGTGGCCGCTCGAAGGGCGGCATCCACCCGGTGATGCGCACCTGGGAGCGCGTGGAGCAGATCTTCCGCTCGATCGGCTTCGACGTGGCCGATGGTCCCGAGATCGAGACCGACTGGACCAACTTCACCGCGCTGAACAGCCCCGAGAACCATCCGGCGCGTTCGATGCAGGACACCTTCTATGTCGAGGGCAATGACAGCACGGGCAAGCCGCTGCTGCTGCGCACCCACACCAGCCCGATGCAGGTGCGTTATGCGCGCACCCACACGCCGCCAATCAAGGTGATCGCGCCGGGCCGCACCTACCGCGTCGACAGCGACGCCACCCACTCGCCGATGTTCCACCAGGTCGAAGGCCTGTGGATCGGCGAGGACATCAGTTTTGCCGACCTCAAGGGCGTGTACCTGAACTTCGTCAAGGCGTTCTTCGAGACCGACGACCTGCAGGTCCGGTTCCGTCCGTCCTATTTCCCGTTTACCGAACCGTCGGCCGAGATCGACATCGCCTTCGGTTCCGGTCCGCTCAAGGGCCGCTGGCTGGAAGTGTCGGGCGCCGGCCAGGTGCACCCGACCGTCGTGCGCAACTTCGGACTGGATCCGGAAAAGTTCATCGGCTTCGCGTTCGGCTCCGGCCTCGAGCGCCTGACGATGCTGCGTTATGGAATCAATGACCTGCGCCTGTTCTATGAAGGCGATCTGCGTTTCCTGAAGCAGTTCAATTAA
- a CDS encoding MerR family transcriptional regulator, whose product MNDRPNKIDPNVLPPIPAKRYFTIGEVSDLCGVKPHVLRYWEQEFTQLKPVKRRGNRRYYQHHEVLLIRRIRALLYEQGFTISGARNRLDGRASAAAEFDRLDLPDSPPAIDGDKLRADLLDILDLLKNGSRPA is encoded by the coding sequence ATGAATGACCGACCGAACAAGATCGACCCGAACGTGCTGCCGCCGATTCCGGCCAAGCGTTATTTCACGATTGGCGAAGTCAGCGACTTGTGCGGAGTCAAACCCCACGTCTTGCGCTACTGGGAGCAGGAATTTACCCAGCTTAAGCCGGTCAAACGTCGTGGAAACCGCCGATACTATCAGCACCACGAAGTCCTGCTGATTCGGCGCATCCGCGCGCTGCTGTACGAGCAGGGCTTTACCATCAGCGGCGCGCGTAACCGTCTCGACGGTCGCGCCAGCGCAGCTGCCGAGTTCGACCGGCTGGACCTGCCCGACAGCCCGCCAGCGATCGACGGCGACAAACTGCGCGCCGACCTGCTGGACATTCTCGACCTGCTCAAGAACGGGTCGCGGCCGGCGTAA